ATGTTTTAATTTGTAACCCAAAAATTATAGGACCTTGATCCAAAGGCGTTGATTGATTTAACATGTAGATATTCAGTATCGTATCGTTCGTTTCTGTCCCTCCGTTAGACTACCAGCTGGTTTAAACCCCATGGATTTTTCGTAATATGCCCCCTTTATAGAGGCCCCCTCATCCTCTCCTCCAGCTCCCGGAGCTGCACCTCCAGCCTCCGCTGGCCGATGGCGTTGGTGAGGTCGCCCCGGGTCCGGTCCAGGAGGGAGCGGGCGACGTCCCCCTTCCGCCGCATCCCCTTGGTGACGGCGTCGGGGTAGTCGAAGGACATCAACAGGTGGTAGATCTCCTCCATCGCCGCGAGGTGGACCTCCCCCTCCTCCGGCCTCCCCAAACGGATCAGGTCGAGGATGTGCCTCCTCAGCTCCCCGACGGCGTCGCCGAGCCCCGCCAAGTAGCTCGTCATCTCGACCCCCACCTCCCGGGGATGGGGGATCGTCCCCTCGGTGATGAGGGAGTAGACGATCCTCGCCTCGGCGTACTCCTGCTCCGCGCCGTCGACGAGGCCGGAGTAGCGGACGTCGGGATGCTCTTTCAGGAGGTTCAGGATAGAGGCTAGGTCCTCCCCCGCCCGGCCGGCGAGGTCGAGGGCCCGGTCGAGTTCCCCCCGGTGGACTGACCTGATGGCGGCGCCCGACGATCTGACCACCGCCCTCGTCAGGGCCAGCGCCTCCTCCCGGGCCCTGTCCTTCTCCTCGAGGTGGTGGGATATCTCCTCGGCCAGTTCGTCGGCCGTCGAAGGCGTCATGCGGAGCCCTCCAAAAAGGCCTTCAGGTTCCTCATGGACTGGGCCCCCTGGACGAGGGTCCGGGCCTCGGTGACGAACCTGCCCTCGTACCCCTCCAGGCCCTTCGCCACCCTCCGCCAGTTGACGTTACCGCTCTTGACCGGCAGGTGCTCGTCCCTCGCCCCCTTGTTGTCGTGGACGTGGACGTGGATCATCTTCTCCTTCAGGGCAAGAAACGAGTCGACGTTCCCGTTGGTGTTGGCGTGGCCGACGTCGAAGACGAACCCCAGGTTCTCCCGCCGGACGTTCTCGAGGATCCCCTGGATCTCCTCGGGGGTCCTTCCAAGCATCGACTCGATCTTCAGCATATTCTCGACGGCGATCCTCATCCCGAACTCTGCGGCGTGGTCGCAGATCTCCTGCAACCCCAGAATGTTCTGCTCCCAGGCCCGGTCAGGCATCTGCTTTCCCAGGGGCGAGAGGTAGCCGGGATGGACGACGGCGAGGCCGCAGAACTCGGAGGCGAAGCTGATGCACTCCTTCATCTGCCGGAGGGTCTCCTCCCAGATCGGCTGGTTCATGCTGGCGAGGTTGAGGTCGGAGTAGGGTAGGTGGATGGTGATGACGAGGTCGGTCGTCTCGACGATCTCCCGGGCGAGGGGTATGGTCTCGGCCGTCAGCCTCTGCCTTCCCTCGTTGACGATCTCCCAGCCTGAGTACCCGAGATCCTCCAGCTGGTAGGCCCAGTCGAAGGGCTGATCGACGAGGGCGCTGGAGGAGAAGCTAAACATGATCCCCATCCTCCAGCTCGATCTCCTCGATGGGCTTCCCGTCGACGGTCCGGGGGGCGAGCCAGTCTATGAGGGAGGGCCC
The sequence above is drawn from the Methanothrix harundinacea 6Ac genome and encodes:
- a CDS encoding sugar phosphate isomerase/epimerase family protein, which translates into the protein MFSFSSSALVDQPFDWAYQLEDLGYSGWEIVNEGRQRLTAETIPLAREIVETTDLVITIHLPYSDLNLASMNQPIWEETLRQMKECISFASEFCGLAVVHPGYLSPLGKQMPDRAWEQNILGLQEICDHAAEFGMRIAVENMLKIESMLGRTPEEIQGILENVRRENLGFVFDVGHANTNGNVDSFLALKEKMIHVHVHDNKGARDEHLPVKSGNVNWRRVAKGLEGYEGRFVTEARTLVQGAQSMRNLKAFLEGSA
- a CDS encoding translin family protein — encoded protein: MTPSTADELAEEISHHLEEKDRAREEALALTRAVVRSSGAAIRSVHRGELDRALDLAGRAGEDLASILNLLKEHPDVRYSGLVDGAEQEYAEARIVYSLITEGTIPHPREVGVEMTSYLAGLGDAVGELRRHILDLIRLGRPEEGEVHLAAMEEIYHLLMSFDYPDAVTKGMRRKGDVARSLLDRTRGDLTNAIGQRRLEVQLRELEERMRGPL